A section of the Pseudovibrio sp. M1P-2-3 genome encodes:
- a CDS encoding ABC transporter ATP-binding protein has protein sequence MALLELEAVSAFYGKAQALFDVSFQLGEGKLLALMGRNGMGKSTSIKTICGMLPVGSGQIRFEGKSLRGVPSHKVARLGIGLVPEGRRCFAGLSVEENLMAAARKGHWTFERVADLFPRLAERRGQNAASLSGGEQQMLAIGRALMTNPRLLILDEATEGLAPVVRAEIWGAIARLKTKSGLSLLVVDKSMKELSRVADQAVILQKGLSVWSGDFAAITPQVTQTYLGV, from the coding sequence ATGGCTCTTCTGGAACTGGAAGCTGTGAGCGCCTTCTATGGCAAAGCGCAGGCGCTTTTTGATGTGTCGTTTCAATTGGGGGAGGGGAAATTGCTGGCGCTTATGGGGCGCAACGGCATGGGAAAATCCACCTCCATCAAAACCATTTGCGGCATGCTGCCCGTGGGGTCTGGTCAAATTCGTTTTGAGGGCAAAAGTCTGCGCGGTGTTCCCTCCCACAAAGTTGCCCGTCTTGGTATTGGACTGGTGCCCGAAGGGCGACGGTGCTTTGCGGGTTTGAGCGTGGAAGAAAACCTGATGGCGGCGGCGCGAAAAGGCCATTGGACCTTTGAGCGAGTGGCAGACCTTTTTCCAAGGCTAGCCGAGCGGCGCGGGCAGAATGCGGCCTCTCTTTCAGGAGGAGAACAGCAGATGCTTGCCATTGGCCGCGCCTTGATGACCAACCCGCGCCTGCTCATCTTGGATGAGGCAACCGAGGGGCTAGCCCCTGTTGTCCGTGCTGAGATCTGGGGGGCGATTGCGCGTTTGAAAACCAAAAGCGGGCTTTCTTTGCTGGTGGTCGATAAATCTATGAAGGAGCTGTCCCGTGTGGCGGACCAAGCCGTTATTCTGCAAAAGGGCTTGAGCGTGTGGAGTGGAGATTTTGCCGCGATCACGCCGCAGGTCACGCAAACCTATTTGGGAGTGTAA
- a CDS encoding branched-chain amino acid ABC transporter permease: MTREVVLNWALALALLAVPLGAFAMDEPYIITLSTKVAILALAGVGLNIALGLGGLVSLGHAAFFGLGGYAMGILASHAQAYAPLMEWPFLLEGTKSMPIIWLAAVLVSGLAALLIGALSLRTSGVYFIMITLAFGQMIYYFAISWPAYGGEDGLSIYVRNSFPGLNTLVPLQFFAICYGLLMVVLLFASKLASSRFGLALAAARQNEERVETVGIQPYTVQLIAFVISGAITGLAGALFADLNRFVSPTMFSWQMSGEIMVFVILGGVARLYGPLAGAALYIMLEHFLGPVSEYWQILLGLLLLLVVLFARGGLIGMMSGRRIAHA, from the coding sequence ATGACCCGCGAAGTGGTTTTAAACTGGGCGCTGGCTCTGGCCCTTCTTGCTGTGCCTTTGGGGGCATTTGCCATGGATGAGCCCTATATTATCACCTTATCCACCAAGGTTGCTATTCTGGCTCTTGCGGGCGTGGGACTGAACATAGCGCTGGGTTTGGGCGGTCTTGTGAGCCTTGGTCATGCTGCATTTTTCGGCCTTGGAGGTTATGCCATGGGCATTTTGGCAAGCCATGCGCAAGCCTATGCACCGTTGATGGAATGGCCCTTTTTGCTGGAAGGAACCAAATCCATGCCCATCATCTGGCTGGCGGCGGTGCTGGTGAGCGGGCTGGCGGCGCTGCTTATTGGTGCCTTGTCTTTGCGCACTTCGGGTGTTTATTTCATCATGATTACGTTGGCCTTTGGGCAGATGATTTACTATTTCGCCATCAGCTGGCCTGCTTACGGGGGCGAAGACGGGCTTTCCATTTACGTGCGCAACAGCTTCCCCGGCCTGAATACGCTTGTCCCTCTTCAGTTCTTCGCAATTTGCTATGGCCTGCTCATGGTGGTTCTACTGTTTGCCTCAAAACTTGCCAGTTCTCGCTTCGGCCTTGCGCTTGCAGCTGCGCGGCAAAACGAGGAGCGGGTGGAGACCGTTGGCATCCAGCCCTACACCGTGCAGCTGATCGCCTTCGTGATTTCAGGGGCCATCACCGGTCTTGCGGGCGCTTTGTTTGCCGACCTCAACCGCTTTGTGAGCCCCACCATGTTCAGCTGGCAAATGAGCGGGGAGATTATGGTCTTCGTAATTTTGGGCGGGGTGGCGCGTCTTTATGGTCCCTTGGCGGGGGCTGCCCTTTATATCATGCTGGAGCATTTTCTAGGGCCTGTGAGTGAGTATTGGCAGATACTCCTCGGGCTGCTGTTGTTGCTGGTGGTGCTGTTTGCTCGTGGAGGGCTGATTGGCATGATGAGCGGGCGGAGGATTGCCCATGCCTGA
- a CDS encoding ABC transporter substrate-binding protein — MLAAVPAQAQLDEAVKVGMITTLSGGGAGLGIDVRDGFMLAVKEAGNKYLEVIIEDDQRKPEVAVQLADKLIQSEKVDVLTGIIWSNLAMAVVPAATAQGKFYLSPNAGPSLLAGKGCHPNYFNVAWQNDNLHEAAGAYASDAGFKNSFMLAPNYPAGKDALTGYKRFYKGEKAGEIYTKLGQTDYAAEIAQIRASGADSVYFFLPGGMGISFLKQYAGSGVDIPVVGPAFSFDQGILQAVGDAALGVKNTSQWNKDLDNPANTAFVANFQKEYGRLPSLYASQGYDTANLLLSAMKTAGIQDKDAFRAALKKADFASVRGDFSFSSNNHPVQTIYVREVVKEGDVYTNKIVATGLENHGNAYAASCNN, encoded by the coding sequence ATGTTGGCAGCAGTGCCAGCACAGGCGCAGCTGGATGAAGCGGTGAAAGTGGGCATGATCACCACGCTTTCGGGCGGCGGCGCTGGTCTTGGCATTGATGTGCGTGACGGGTTTATGCTGGCTGTGAAAGAGGCGGGCAACAAATACCTTGAAGTGATCATTGAGGATGATCAGCGCAAGCCTGAAGTTGCTGTGCAGTTGGCCGACAAACTGATCCAATCGGAAAAAGTGGATGTGTTGACGGGCATTATCTGGTCGAACCTTGCCATGGCGGTTGTGCCAGCGGCAACGGCGCAGGGCAAGTTTTACCTTTCTCCCAATGCAGGGCCTTCACTGCTGGCGGGAAAGGGCTGCCATCCTAATTATTTCAACGTCGCATGGCAGAACGACAACCTGCATGAAGCAGCCGGTGCTTATGCCAGTGATGCAGGCTTTAAAAACTCCTTCATGCTGGCCCCAAATTATCCAGCGGGCAAAGACGCTTTAACGGGCTACAAGCGCTTTTACAAAGGGGAAAAAGCCGGTGAAATTTACACCAAGCTGGGGCAAACAGACTATGCAGCCGAGATTGCCCAGATCAGGGCGTCTGGCGCGGACAGTGTTTATTTCTTCCTGCCCGGCGGCATGGGCATTTCGTTCCTCAAGCAGTATGCAGGTTCGGGCGTGGATATTCCGGTGGTTGGACCGGCCTTCAGCTTTGACCAAGGCATTTTACAGGCCGTGGGGGATGCTGCCCTTGGTGTGAAAAACACATCCCAGTGGAACAAGGACTTGGACAACCCTGCCAACACAGCATTTGTGGCGAACTTTCAAAAAGAGTATGGCCGTTTGCCATCCCTTTATGCCAGCCAAGGCTACGACACAGCCAACTTGCTGCTCAGCGCTATGAAAACCGCCGGTATTCAAGACAAGGACGCATTTCGGGCCGCTTTGAAAAAGGCTGACTTTGCCTCTGTGCGCGGGGACTTTTCCTTTAGCTCCAACAACCACCCAGTGCAGACCATTTATGTCCGCGAGGTGGTGAAAGAGGGCGATGTTTACACCAATAAAATCGTCGCCACCGGCCTTGAAAACCATGGGAATGCCTATGCGGCATCCTGCAATAATTAA
- a CDS encoding AMP-binding protein, with product MLGPSAHKDEFSRNNLPPMAEWPDFLLDEFQYPDYLNAAVELTDAMVGKGFGDHMALIGNGRRRTYKELTDWTNRLAHVLQEDLGVVPGNRVLIRSANNPAMVACWLAATKVGAVVVNTMPMLRAGELKKIVDKAEISHALCDSRLLYELEQCAAQCPQLKTVVGFDGTSNHEAELDRLALEKPVRFEAVKTGRDDVALLGFTSGTTGAPKATMHFHRDLMIIADGYAREVLGVTPEDVFVGSPPLAFTFGLGGLAVFPLRFGAAATLLENASPPNMIEIIEKYRATICFTAPTAYRAMLSAMKEGADLSSLRLAVSAGETLPAPIYAEWLEKTGRPMLDGIGATELLHIFISNRQQDHAPACTGRPVTGYEVKVVGENGEELPRGDVGRLAVRGPTGCRYLADERQKNYTLDGWNITGDAFSMDAQGYLHFAARNDDMIISSGYNIAGPEVEAALLAHPHVSETAVIGVPDEERGSIVEAHIVLRDGVDASELTAKTLQDFVKSTIAPFKYPRSVKFRAELPKTQTGKIQRFRLRQ from the coding sequence ATGCTGGGACCAAGCGCGCACAAAGATGAATTTTCCCGCAATAACTTGCCCCCGATGGCTGAATGGCCTGACTTCCTTCTCGATGAATTCCAATATCCAGACTATCTCAATGCTGCAGTGGAGCTGACTGATGCCATGGTGGGTAAAGGGTTTGGAGACCACATGGCCCTCATAGGCAATGGACGACGGCGAACCTACAAAGAACTGACAGACTGGACCAACCGCCTTGCCCATGTGTTGCAAGAGGACTTGGGGGTTGTGCCGGGCAACCGTGTGCTGATCCGCTCCGCCAACAATCCGGCCATGGTGGCATGCTGGCTGGCGGCAACCAAGGTGGGCGCGGTGGTGGTGAACACGATGCCGATGCTGCGGGCCGGAGAGCTGAAGAAGATTGTCGACAAGGCCGAAATCTCCCATGCGCTTTGTGATAGCCGTCTGCTGTATGAGCTGGAACAGTGTGCGGCCCAATGCCCTCAGCTTAAAACTGTGGTGGGCTTTGATGGCACATCCAACCACGAGGCTGAGCTGGACAGACTGGCCCTTGAAAAGCCCGTGCGCTTTGAGGCCGTGAAGACGGGGCGCGATGATGTGGCCTTGCTGGGGTTCACCTCAGGCACCACCGGAGCCCCCAAGGCGACCATGCATTTTCATCGCGACCTGATGATTATTGCCGATGGCTATGCCCGCGAGGTGTTGGGGGTGACGCCGGAGGATGTGTTTGTGGGCTCGCCGCCGCTGGCATTTACTTTTGGTCTTGGCGGACTGGCCGTCTTTCCCTTGCGTTTTGGGGCCGCAGCCACACTGCTGGAAAACGCATCGCCTCCCAATATGATCGAGATTATTGAAAAATACCGCGCCACCATTTGCTTCACCGCGCCCACGGCCTATCGGGCCATGCTTTCCGCCATGAAAGAGGGGGCAGACCTTTCCTCATTGCGTCTTGCTGTTTCTGCGGGCGAGACTTTGCCTGCGCCGATCTATGCGGAGTGGCTGGAAAAAACCGGTCGGCCTATGTTGGACGGGATTGGGGCGACCGAGCTGTTGCATATTTTCATTTCCAACCGGCAACAGGATCATGCTCCTGCCTGCACAGGTAGACCTGTGACAGGCTATGAGGTGAAAGTGGTTGGCGAGAACGGAGAGGAATTGCCACGCGGAGACGTGGGCCGCCTTGCCGTGCGCGGGCCAACAGGATGCCGATATCTGGCAGATGAGCGGCAGAAGAACTACACGCTGGATGGCTGGAATATTACGGGTGATGCCTTTTCCATGGATGCGCAGGGCTACCTGCATTTTGCCGCCCGCAATGATGATATGATCATCTCCTCAGGCTATAATATCGCTGGGCCAGAAGTGGAGGCGGCGCTGCTTGCCCACCCCCATGTGAGCGAAACGGCGGTGATTGGGGTGCCCGATGAGGAGCGCGGCTCCATTGTGGAGGCCCATATTGTGCTGCGGGATGGAGTGGATGCCAGCGAGCTCACTGCCAAGACCCTGCAGGACTTTGTCAAATCCACCATTGCTCCGTTCAAATATCCCCGTTCTGTGAAATTTCGCGCCGAGCTTCCCAAGACCCAGACCGGAAAAATTCAGCGGTTCAGACTGCGACAATGA
- a CDS encoding acyl-CoA dehydrogenase family protein: MDKSFLDWPFLEPHHKQLAQELEEWAKQHLTKLDHEDTDTACRKLVRKLGEEGWLTYSAVDPNDPQDRLDARSLCLIRETLARHDGLADFSFAMQGLGTGAISLFGTSRQKQEWLPLTRSGQAIAAFALTEPESGSDVASNTMTARRDGDHFILEGEKTWISNGGIAHVYTVFARTGEGTGSKGMSAFVVPADTAGLEVVERLNTISPHPLARLRFNRCRVPRSTLLGEEGHGFKVAMSVLDVFRPTVGAAALGFARRALDEALFRCFNREIQGAPLFSMQMVQGHIAEMALDVDAAALLIYRAAWAKDSGALRVTREAAMAKLFATDQAQQIIDKAVQLHGGEGVACGTTVERLYREIRALRIYEGASDVQKVIIARQTMAAFQGG, translated from the coding sequence GTGGACAAGAGTTTTCTGGACTGGCCGTTTCTGGAGCCCCATCACAAACAGTTGGCGCAGGAGCTGGAGGAGTGGGCAAAACAACACCTTACCAAGCTGGACCATGAAGACACGGACACGGCCTGCCGCAAACTGGTGCGCAAACTTGGGGAAGAAGGCTGGCTCACCTATTCCGCTGTTGACCCCAATGACCCGCAGGACCGGCTGGACGCCAGATCACTCTGCCTTATCCGCGAAACTCTAGCTCGCCATGATGGACTGGCTGATTTTTCTTTTGCCATGCAGGGGCTGGGCACGGGGGCTATTTCCCTGTTTGGAACCTCCCGTCAAAAGCAGGAGTGGCTGCCGCTGACCCGCTCCGGGCAGGCCATTGCCGCCTTTGCTCTCACCGAGCCTGAATCCGGTTCGGACGTGGCCAGCAACACCATGACAGCGCGCCGAGACGGAGACCACTTTATTTTAGAGGGTGAAAAAACATGGATCTCCAATGGCGGTATTGCCCATGTTTACACGGTGTTTGCCCGAACGGGGGAGGGCACCGGCTCAAAAGGCATGTCCGCCTTTGTGGTACCTGCCGATACTGCTGGACTTGAGGTGGTGGAGCGGCTGAACACTATTTCTCCGCACCCGCTGGCGCGGCTGCGCTTTAACCGCTGCCGGGTGCCGCGTTCTACCCTCTTGGGGGAGGAGGGGCACGGCTTTAAAGTGGCTATGTCGGTGTTGGATGTGTTTCGCCCCACGGTTGGCGCGGCGGCGCTGGGTTTTGCCAGACGGGCGCTGGATGAAGCCTTGTTCCGCTGCTTTAACCGCGAGATTCAAGGCGCGCCTTTATTCAGCATGCAGATGGTGCAGGGGCACATTGCCGAAATGGCGTTGGATGTGGATGCAGCCGCCTTGCTCATTTACCGTGCCGCCTGGGCCAAGGACAGCGGCGCGCTGCGGGTGACCCGTGAAGCGGCCATGGCCAAACTATTTGCAACCGATCAGGCACAGCAAATCATTGATAAAGCGGTGCAGCTGCACGGCGGTGAAGGGGTTGCCTGCGGCACCACAGTGGAGCGGCTTTACAGGGAAATACGGGCGCTTCGCATTTATGAGGGTGCCTCGGACGTTCAGAAAGTGATCATTGCACGCCAGACCATGGCGGCCTTTCAGGGAGGGTGA
- a CDS encoding ABC transporter ATP-binding protein: MPDVILETKGICKSFGALKASDNISLDVRAGEIHALIGPNGAGKSTLIKQLAGSLKPDRGSIHFLGQDVTGQGTVERARMGFGRTFQVSALPMDFTVLENVVLGAMGASKKPFRFFKNVLKDQDLLEQAHSALERVGLEDVAGMRTSEVSHGQRRQLEVAVALTAKPKLFLMDEPMAGVGAEGSKHLTELLSGLRQEAPILLVEHDMEAVFQLADRISVLVYGQVISSGSAADIKGDAQVRKAYLGEDA; encoded by the coding sequence ATGCCTGATGTCATTTTGGAAACCAAAGGCATTTGCAAAAGTTTTGGCGCTCTAAAAGCCAGTGACAATATTTCTCTGGATGTGCGGGCTGGAGAAATACATGCACTCATTGGCCCCAATGGGGCGGGCAAATCCACCTTGATCAAACAGCTTGCCGGTTCGCTGAAGCCCGATCGCGGTTCCATCCATTTCTTGGGGCAGGATGTGACAGGGCAAGGAACCGTGGAGCGGGCACGCATGGGCTTTGGCCGGACGTTTCAGGTCTCCGCCCTGCCCATGGACTTTACCGTTTTAGAAAACGTAGTGCTGGGCGCTATGGGGGCAAGTAAAAAGCCCTTTCGGTTTTTTAAAAATGTTTTGAAAGACCAAGACCTTCTGGAGCAGGCACACAGTGCCTTGGAGCGGGTGGGACTGGAAGATGTGGCGGGCATGCGGACATCGGAAGTGTCCCACGGCCAGCGCAGACAGCTTGAAGTGGCCGTGGCGCTAACGGCCAAGCCCAAGTTGTTCTTGATGGATGAGCCCATGGCAGGTGTGGGGGCAGAGGGCTCCAAACACCTGACCGAACTGCTGTCCGGCTTGCGGCAAGAGGCCCCTATTCTTCTGGTGGAGCATGACATGGAAGCGGTGTTTCAACTGGCCGATCGCATCTCTGTGCTGGTTTATGGCCAAGTGATTTCCAGCGGCAGCGCGGCAGACATCAAGGGGGACGCGCAAGTGCGCAAAGCTTATCTTGGGGAGGATGCGTAA
- a CDS encoding branched-chain amino acid ABC transporter permease: protein MSIVLLLEQLLNGLQFGIMLFLMAAGLTLVFGVMGLINLAHGSLYMIGAFAAAAVAAATGSFVLALAASLAAAAASGALIEILVVRRLYERDHLDQVLATFALILIFSEGTRWLFGSFPLFLDVPSYLSGAVMLPFGIEYPLYRLAIIGVGFVIAGLLFLLVSKTRLGIQIRAGEADREMIAALGVDISKLYTIVFALGAALAGLAGALVGAIQSVQVGMGEPVLILAFVVIVIGGIGSIKGALIGSIVVGMTDTLGSLFLPMGLGVFMEPSSAASVGAALASMSIYIVMAGVLLVKPSGLFGRAA, encoded by the coding sequence ATGTCCATCGTTCTTTTGTTGGAGCAGCTCTTAAATGGTCTGCAATTCGGGATCATGCTGTTTTTGATGGCGGCTGGCCTGACCTTGGTGTTTGGGGTGATGGGCCTTATTAATCTTGCCCATGGCTCACTTTATATGATTGGCGCGTTTGCAGCAGCGGCAGTTGCTGCGGCAACGGGGTCGTTTGTGCTGGCCCTGGCCGCAAGCTTAGCGGCTGCAGCGGCAAGTGGTGCGCTCATTGAAATTCTTGTGGTGCGCCGCCTTTATGAGCGGGATCATCTGGACCAAGTGTTGGCAACCTTTGCGCTTATTCTCATATTCTCGGAAGGCACCCGCTGGCTGTTCGGCTCGTTTCCTTTGTTTCTGGATGTGCCCTCTTATCTTTCCGGCGCGGTGATGCTGCCCTTTGGCATTGAGTACCCACTTTACAGGCTTGCCATTATCGGGGTGGGGTTTGTGATTGCGGGCCTTTTGTTCCTGCTGGTTTCTAAAACGCGGCTCGGTATCCAGATCAGGGCAGGCGAGGCGGACAGGGAAATGATCGCGGCCTTGGGCGTGGATATTTCCAAGCTCTACACAATTGTGTTTGCCCTTGGAGCCGCGCTGGCGGGTCTTGCGGGGGCGCTTGTGGGGGCAATTCAGTCTGTGCAGGTTGGTATGGGCGAACCGGTGCTTATTCTGGCATTCGTGGTGATTGTGATTGGCGGCATTGGCTCCATTAAAGGGGCGCTGATCGGCTCCATTGTGGTGGGCATGACGGACACATTGGGCAGCCTGTTTTTGCCCATGGGCCTTGGTGTTTTCATGGAACCTTCTTCTGCGGCCTCCGTTGGCGCGGCGCTGGCGTCTATGTCGATTTATATTGTTATGGCAGGGGTTTTGCTTGTTAAACCTTCCGGCCTTTTCGGGAGAGCTGCGTGA
- a CDS encoding enoyl-CoA hydratase family protein: MSATFHETTHFYSSVENGIATLHLKGAERKNPLTFESYAELRDWFQALKYSSGIKVVVFASHGGNFCSGGDVYDIIAPLTKMDMKELLAFTRMTGDLVKAIISCGKPLIAAVDGVCVGAGAILAMASDMRLASERAKTAFLFTRVGLAGCDMGACAMLPRLIGQGRAAELLYTGRTMSAEEGLSWGFYNRLVSAEELSGEALRLAEKIAAGPGFGHMMTKTMLGQEWSMSLEQAIEAEAQAQAICMQSADFERAFKAFVAKEIPVFKGD, from the coding sequence ATGAGTGCAACTTTCCATGAGACAACCCATTTTTACAGTTCAGTGGAAAACGGTATCGCAACGCTGCACCTAAAGGGAGCCGAGCGTAAGAACCCGCTGACCTTTGAAAGCTATGCGGAGCTGCGGGACTGGTTTCAGGCCCTGAAATATTCCAGTGGCATCAAAGTCGTGGTGTTTGCCTCTCATGGAGGTAACTTTTGTTCTGGCGGCGATGTGTACGATATTATCGCTCCCCTGACTAAAATGGACATGAAGGAACTGCTGGCCTTCACCCGCATGACCGGCGATCTTGTGAAAGCCATCATCTCCTGCGGCAAACCGCTGATTGCGGCTGTCGACGGGGTTTGTGTGGGGGCTGGCGCTATTCTTGCCATGGCCAGTGACATGCGATTGGCAAGTGAGAGGGCCAAAACTGCCTTCCTGTTTACCCGTGTGGGGCTGGCGGGCTGTGATATGGGCGCGTGCGCCATGCTGCCACGCCTTATCGGGCAGGGGCGGGCGGCGGAGCTGCTCTATACAGGCCGGACCATGAGCGCGGAAGAAGGATTGAGCTGGGGCTTTTATAACCGGCTGGTGAGCGCTGAGGAACTTAGCGGGGAAGCCCTGCGCCTTGCGGAGAAAATCGCGGCAGGCCCCGGCTTTGGACACATGATGACCAAGACCATGTTGGGGCAGGAGTGGTCCATGTCCCTAGAGCAAGCCATTGAGGCGGAAGCACAGGCGCAGGCGATTTGTATGCAAAGTGCAGATTTTGAGCGTGCTTTCAAAGCATTTGTAGCAAAGGAAATACCTGTTTTCAAAGGAGACTAA
- a CDS encoding MarR family winged helix-turn-helix transcriptional regulator encodes MTYSTSKSRLRLWLRLLKLSRIVEAQLREKMRREFNSTLPRFDVLAALSRTPEGLRMSDLSSTLKVSNGNVTGIVDRLVNDDLATRVPVPGDRRAAKICLTASGRKQFDIQAKAHERMINQLLGGFSAEEAQTLTEHFDSILRMPLGERA; translated from the coding sequence ATGACCTATAGCACCTCTAAATCCCGCCTGCGCCTGTGGCTGCGCCTATTGAAACTGAGCCGGATTGTGGAAGCCCAGCTGCGGGAAAAAATGCGGCGTGAATTCAACAGCACACTGCCCCGCTTTGATGTGCTGGCGGCCTTGAGCCGTACGCCGGAGGGGCTACGCATGAGCGACCTTTCTTCCACGCTCAAAGTATCCAACGGCAACGTAACGGGCATTGTGGACCGGCTTGTGAATGATGATCTGGCCACAAGAGTGCCGGTGCCCGGTGACCGGCGTGCCGCTAAAATCTGCCTCACCGCCAGTGGCCGCAAGCAGTTTGACATTCAAGCAAAGGCCCATGAGCGCATGATCAACCAGCTGCTTGGGGGATTTTCTGCGGAAGAGGCGCAAACGCTCACCGAGCACTTTGACAGTATCTTGCGTATGCCCTTGGGAGAGCGGGCATGA